From a single Hemibagrus wyckioides isolate EC202008001 linkage group LG27, SWU_Hwy_1.0, whole genome shotgun sequence genomic region:
- the lrrc4cb gene encoding leucine-rich repeat-containing protein 4C — protein sequence MLNKMTSYHQHQMMRGPRWKGAWFDPLFLLLLALQLLAVAGLVRAQTCPSVCSCSNQFSKVICTRRGLREVPDGISTNTRYLNLQDNLIQVIKVDSFKHLRHLEILQLSKNHIRNIEIGAFNGLTSLNTLELFDNRLTTIPNGAFEYLSKLKELWLRNNPIESIPSYAFNRLPSLRRLDLGELKRLSYISDGAFEGLSNLRYLNMGMCNLKEVPNIRPLVRLDELEMSGNQLTVIQPGSFKGLIHLQKLWMMHSQIQTIERNSFDDLQSLSELNLAHNNLTFVPHDLFTPLRHLQRVHLHHNPWNCNCDILWLSWWLRETVPTNTSCCARCNSPPSLKGRYIGELDQSYFQCYAPVIVEPPADLNVTEGIAVELKCRTNSLTSVSWLTPNGSIMTHGASQARVIVQNDGTLNFTSVTLHDTGNYTCMVSNMLGNISASAILNVTSIDNSGFTYFTTVTVETIESPIDGLSRTPEQPSFGWVASSTTRATPISTEKAYTIPVTDIEGALNGLEEVMKTTKIIIGCFVAITLMAAVMLIIFYKMRKQHHQQDHNGPARTVEIISVDDGVPAMESHLTLPSLEHEHYNHYNSYKRAYNHASTLGSLHSSVHEPLLIQASSKDNVQETQI from the coding sequence ATGTTGAACAAGATGACCTCTTACCATCAGCACCAGATGATGAGAGGTCCTAGATGGAAAGGGGCTTGGTTCGACCCTTTATTCCTCCTGCTCTTGGCTCTGCAGTTGCTTGCAGTGGCAGGATTAGTGAGGGCCCAGACTTGCCCctctgtgtgttcctgcagcaaccaatttagcAAGGTCATCTGCACACGCAGAGGACTCAGGGAAGTCCCTGATGGCATCTCCACCAACACACGCTACCTGAACCTTCAGGACAATCTTATACAGGTCATCAAAGTAGACAGTTTCAAGCATCTACGCCATTTAGAGATCCTCCAACTTAGCAAAAATCATATCCGCAACATTGAGATTGGCGCCTTCAATGGGCTAACCAGCCTTAACACCCTGGAGCTCTTTGACAATCGCCTCACAACCATCCCAAATGGAGCTTTTGAGTATCTTTCTAAGCTCAAAGAACTGTGGCTTAGGAATAACCCAATTGAGAGCATACCATCCTATGCTTTTAACCGTTTACCCTCCTTAAGGAGGCTGGACTTGGGGGAGCTCAAGCGTCTCTCCTATATCTCAGATGGAGCATTTGAGGGCTTAAGCAACTTGCGCTACCTGAACATGGGAATGTGTAACCTCAAGGAGGTCCCCAACATTAGGCCCTTAGTTCGCTTGGACGAGCTCGAGATGTCAGGGAACCAGCTGACGGTGATCCAGCCTGGTTCGTTCAAAGGTCTTATCCACCtccagaagctgtggatgatGCATTCCCAGATCCAAACaattgaaaggaactcttttGATGACCTTCAGTCATTAAGTGAGCTCAACCTGGCTCATAATAACCTCACATTTGTGCCCCATGACCTTTTCACTCCTTTGCGCCATTTGCAGAGAGTTCACCTACACCATAATCCGTGGAATTGCAACTGTGACATCCTGTGGTTAAGCTGGTGGCTAAGGGAAACCGTACCAACTAACACCAGCTGCTGTGCTCGCTGTAACTCTCCTCCAAGCCTCAAGGGGCGCTACATTGGTGAGCTGGACCAGAGCTACTTTCAGTGTTATGCACCTGTCATTGTTGAGCCTCCTGCAGACCTCAATGTTACTGAGGGAATAGCAGTGGAGCTTAAATGTCGGACAAATTCTCTGACCTCAGTCAGTTGGCTAACACCAAATGGCTCCATTATGACACATGGGGCATCCCAGGCACGTGTCATAGTGCAAAATGATGGAACACTGAATTTCACCAGTGTTACATTGCACGACACGGGGAACTACACCTGCATGGTCAGCAACATGCTGGGAAACATTTCAGCTTCTGCAATCCTCAACGTGACCTCCATAGACAACAGTGGTTTCACGTACTTCACCACAGTCACTGTTGAGACCATCGAGTCCCCAATCGATGGGCTGAGTAGGACCCCTGAGCAGCCTTCCTTTGGCTGGGTGGCATCATCTACTACAAGAGCAACGCCGATTTCCACAGAGAAAGCCTACACCATCCCTGTGACGGACATTGAGGGAGCTCTCAATGGTTTGGAGGAGGTAATGAAGACCACCAAGATCATCATCGGCTGCTTCGTGGCCATCACACTCATGGCTGCCGTCATGCTCATCATATTCTACAAGATGAGAAAGCAGCACCACCAGCAAGATCACAATGGGCCGGCCCGCACAGTCGAGATCATCAGTGTCGATGATGGGGTTCCTGCGATGGAGAGCCACCTCACTCTTCCTTCACTGGAGCATGAGCACTACAACCACTACAACTCCTACAAGAGAGCTTACAACCATGCTTCGACACTCGGCTCGCTGCACAGCTCTGTGCATGAACCTTTACTAATCCAAGCCAGCTCAAAAGATAATGTGCAAGAGACACAAATTTGA